The segment GCCGCCTCTCAAACATCAATCAAGGAAGACAGGGCATGCACATTGGTGTCTTGACCGGCGGCGGGGATTGTTCGGGCCTGAACGCGCTCTTGCGTGGCCTGGTGTTGAATCTGGTGGAGGGCCATGGCCTGCGGGTCAGCGGCGTGCGCCAGGGTTTTCTGGGTTTGCTGGAGGACCGGGTCGAGCCCCTGAGCCCCGAGCGCGTGCGCGGCCAGCTGCTGGAGGGCGGCAGCCTGCTGGGCTGCCATAACAAGGCCAATCCCTTTGCCTATTTCGGCGCCGACGGGGCCGATTGCTCGGAGCGTGTGCTGGCTTGTGCGCAGCGCCACGGTCTGGACGCCCTGGTGGTGGTGGGCGGCGACGGCACCATGGGCATTGCCGAGCGCATCCACCGCCTGGGCCTGCCGGTGCTGGGCCTGCCCAAGACCATAGACAACGACCTGATGCACAACGAGCGCAGCCTGGGCTTTGACAGCGCGGTCGAGGTCGTGTCCCAGGCCCTGCGCCGGCTCAAGACCACGGCCGCCAGCCATGGTCGGGTGCTGCTGCTCGAAGCCATGGGCCGCACTGCCGGCTGGCTGGCCCTGGAGGGCGGTCTGGCCGGCGGGGCGGATCTGATCCTGCTGCCCGAGCTGGGCTTTGACGAGGCCGAGCTGCTCCAGCGCTGCCAGGCCTTGGTGGACCGCCAGGGTCATGCCGTGGTCTGCGTGGCCGAGGGGGCCGCCTCGGTGGACGCCCTGCGCCCGCGCCTGCAGGCCGGCCTGGGTGAGGATGTGGAGCTGCGCACCCTGGTGCTGGGGCATCTGCAGCGCGGCGGCGAGCCCACGCCCTTTGACCGGGTGCTGGGCAGCCGCCTGGGCGTGATGGGGGCCGAGGCCGTGGTGGCGCGACGCTTTGGCCAGCTGCTGAGCTGGCAGGGCCAGGGTTGCGCGTTCCGATCCCTGGCTGATGTGGTGGGCCAGCCCCGCCTGGTGCCGCCCGGCCATGAGCTGGTGCGCACCGCCCAGGGTCTGGGGGCGATCTTTGCTCGGGGTTAACCCGCGCATTCGTCGCCGCGGGCGACGTTTCATCGGGCCGGCCTGCACTTCGTCGCAGGCCTGTTGAGGTGGGTCAGGCGGCTCGCGACACTGCGTCCATCGCAGGCCGCCCAGACGCGGTCACCCAGCCCCAAGGAGCCCGTCATGAACCGCAAGAACTCGCTGATCACCACCACTTCCAGCGCCGCGCGCGCCCTGGCCGGCTACGACCGCCGCGCCAGTCTGCGCGGCCTGGCCTCCCTGGGCCTGGCCACCGTGGTGGTGGCCGGCCTGGGCGCTGCCCTGCAGGTCTCGGCCCAGCCTCGCCCGCAACCCCAGGGCGTGCAGCAGCTGCCTGCGGTGCTGATCGTTGGCAAGAGTCAGACCGTGCACCAGCTGCCGCGCGTGCTGATCGAGGGCCGCAGCCAGACCCCCACCGTGCTCGCCGAGTGAGTTGGTGCATGATGCGGGCTCCGGCGCCCCGGTGGCGCCGCTGACCCACCTTCATTGCTCCAGCACACCATGAGCGCTGCCGCCCAGAGTTCTCCTGCTTCGTCTCCTGCGTCGTCTTCGCCCCGTTACGCCCTGGTCACCGGCGCCGGCAGTGGCATCGGCCGGGCCTGCGCCCAGGCCCTGATGCACGCGGGCTGGACCGTGGCCCTGGTGGGCCGCCGCGAAGCGGCCCTGGCCGAGACGGCCGCCGTGGCGCCCGAACGGGCCCTGGTGCTGGCCGGCGATGTGAGCCGGCCCGAGGCGGTGCGCGAGATCTTCGCGGCCGTGGAGCAGCGCTTCGGCCGCCTGGATCTGCTCTTCAACAACGCCGGGCTCTCGGCCCCGGCCGTGCCGGTGGACGAGCTGAGCTTCGAGCAATGGCAGGCCGTGGTGGATGTGAACCTCAGCGGCAGCTTTCTCTGCGCCCAGGCCGCCTTCGCCCTGATGAAGGACCAGGTCCCGCGTGGCGGGCGCATCATCAACAACGGCTCGATTTCCGCGACCACGCCGAGGCCGAATTCGGCGCCCTATACCGCGACCAAGCACGCGATCACCGGCCTCACCAAGTCGACGGCGCTCGACGGGCGCAAGTACGACATCGCCTGCGGACAGATCGATATCGGCAATGCCCTGACCGAGATGGCCCGCCCCATGACCCAGGGCGTGCGCCAGGCCAATGGCCAGATCGCGGTGGAGCCCACCATGGAGGTCCAGCATGTGGCCGAGGCCCTGCTGCATATGGCGGCCCTGCCGCTCTCGGCCAATGTCTTGAATATGACGGTGATGGCCACATCTATGCCTTTTGTCGGTCGCGGTTGAGCGGCCAAGGAAGAAACCACCGATGCTCTCTGCCCTCGTTTCGTTTGCCCTGCGCCTGCTGCTGGCGGTCGCCACCGTGGTGCTGGTGCTGGCGCTGATGGGCGTGGCCCTGCTGACCCTGCTGGGCCTCACGATCTGGAGCCTGATCCGCGGCCGCAAGCCGGTGCTGGACCTCTCGGGCTTTGCCCGGGCGCGTCAGTTCCGGGCCGGCGCGGGCATGGGGGCTGGTGGCGCTTTCGGCCGCCGCGCGCCCGCCGGCGATGTCGTGGATGTGGAAGTGCGCGAGGTCAAGCCCGAGCAGGCCCGGCTTGAGCCCTGAACCCGGGGCCCGGACCGAGCCGGGCCTCACCAGCTCACCAGCTCACCAGCTCACCAGCTCACCAGCTCACCAGCTCACCAGCGCTGGCGGCTCAGCTCTTCCAGGATCTCGCCGTAGATGCGGTAGCGCGAGGCGCTGATGTGCCCCGCCTGCTGGGCAGCGATCACGCCGCAGCCCGGCTCGTGCTGGTGCGTGCAGTTGTAGAAGCGGCAGTCGCCCGCATGGGCGCGCAGGTCCGGCATCAGCAGGGGCAGCTGGGCCGGCTCGATCTGCTTGAGGCCGAACTCCTGGAAGCCCGGTGAATCGATCAGGGCCGTGCGGGGCTGGGCCTCGTCCATCCAGTACCACTGGGTGGTGGTGGTGGTGTGGCGGCCCGAATTCAGGGCCTGGGAGATATCGCCCACCTGGGCCTGGGCATCGGGCACCAGCAGATTGATCAGGGTGCTCTTGCCCGTGCCGCTGGGGCCCAGCACAAAGGTCCGCCTGCCCTGCAGCCAGGGCGTGAGCAGGGCGCGCGAGCCCGCGGGGTCGGCCTTGAGCGCCACCTCCATCACTTCCATGCCCATGTCGCGGTAGGGCTGCAGGCGCTCGCGCGCCGCGGCCGCGCCGGGCAGGTCGGTCTTGTTCAGGGCGATGCGGGCGCTGATACCGGCGCTCTCCGCGGCGATCAGGGCGCGGGCCAGCTGGCTTTCGCTGAACACCGGCTCCACAGCCACCAGCACCAGCAGCTGGTCCAGATTGGCGGCAAAGCTCTTGGTCTTCCACTCGTCCTGGCGGAAC is part of the Shinella sp. XGS7 genome and harbors:
- a CDS encoding 6-phosphofructokinase, translated to MHIGVLTGGGDCSGLNALLRGLVLNLVEGHGLRVSGVRQGFLGLLEDRVEPLSPERVRGQLLEGGSLLGCHNKANPFAYFGADGADCSERVLACAQRHGLDALVVVGGDGTMGIAERIHRLGLPVLGLPKTIDNDLMHNERSLGFDSAVEVVSQALRRLKTTAASHGRVLLLEAMGRTAGWLALEGGLAGGADLILLPELGFDEAELLQRCQALVDRQGHAVVCVAEGAASVDALRPRLQAGLGEDVELRTLVLGHLQRGGEPTPFDRVLGSRLGVMGAEAVVARRFGQLLSWQGQGCAFRSLADVVGQPRLVPPGHELVRTAQGLGAIFARG
- a CDS encoding SDR family oxidoreductase translates to MSAAAQSSPASSPASSSPRYALVTGAGSGIGRACAQALMHAGWTVALVGRREAALAETAAVAPERALVLAGDVSRPEAVREIFAAVEQRFGRLDLLFNNAGLSAPAVPVDELSFEQWQAVVDVNLSGSFLCAQAAFALMKDQVPRGGRIINNGSISATTPRPNSAPYTATKHAITGLTKSTALDGRKYDIACGQIDIGNALTEMARPMTQGVRQANGQIAVEPTMEVQHVAEALLHMAALPLSANVLNMTVMATSMPFVGRG
- the rsgA gene encoding ribosome small subunit-dependent GTPase A, coding for MSSKHAHLNLGLVVRGHGRHYIVEDAQGQRHVCHPRGKKSDCVVGDQVRWAPSGDEGVIEAVEPRRNLLFRQDEWKTKSFAANLDQLLVLVAVEPVFSESQLARALIAAESAGISARIALNKTDLPGAAAARERLQPYRDMGMEVMEVALKADPAGSRALLTPWLQGRRTFVLGPSGTGKSTLINLLVPDAQAQVGDISQALNSGRHTTTTTQWYWMDEAQPRTALIDSPGFQEFGLKQIEPAQLPLLMPDLRAHAGDCRFYNCTHQHEPGCGVIAAQQAGHISASRYRIYGEILEELSRQRW